A genome region from Nitrospirota bacterium includes the following:
- a CDS encoding heterodisulfide reductase subunit A, with product DPNIILTKGKVAKITEDPETKDVIVVVEDISGGSKVTGKFDMVVLAAGMVPGTKDSTIGIDIPLTEEGFVNAPVMKKGIYAVGTLKSPVDVARSVQDATGATVKSIQSLKR from the coding sequence GACCCGAATATTATCCTTACAAAAGGCAAGGTTGCTAAGATTACAGAAGACCCTGAGACAAAGGATGTTATTGTTGTAGTAGAGGATATATCTGGAGGTAGTAAGGTGACAGGAAAATTCGACATGGTTGTGCTTGCTGCGGGTATGGTTCCGGGCACAAAGGATTCTACAATCGGTATAGATATCCCTCTTACAGAAGAAGGGTTTGTGAATGCGCCAGTTATGAAAAAAGGGATATATGCAGTAGGAACACTTAAGAGCCCTGTTGATGTTGCAAGGTCAGTTCAGGATGCCACAGGTGCTACTGTAAAGAGCATCCAGAGCTTGAAGAGGTAA
- a CDS encoding hydrogenase iron-sulfur subunit, which translates to MEKKYGIYICKGCEIGQSIDIEKLATSSAKATKINRELIKTHDIMCSPDGLQLIKNDIKEGVNTVVIAACSPRVKFEEFDFSGTITERVNIREFVAWSQPPKTEETQTMAEDYLTMGIVKVQKGDIPEPNILEDLSKTILVVGGGITGMTAALEAANTGCKVVLVEKEPQLGGFINKLYKKIPTDEFKEPLIIDTGIDKIIKEVESHPDIKVYKSAKIEKTDGQPGLYDVTISSNGNSETIKIGAIILAAGWKPYDANKLDYLGYGRFKNVVTNLEFEEIARKGNGKILRPSDGKEAKKVAFIQCAGQRNSNHLPYCSSMCCVTSLKQAKYVRQNPDALAMIFYIDIRTPGRLELYYKEAQNDPGVMLTKADVTGVTDAGNGNLFVEMENTLLGEKIKVEADLIVLATGMVPATRESQEYLDGLTQASTKGDVAKKAYIESTPKPEFILNLGYRQGPEIPSLEGACGFADSNFICFQYETRRTGIYSAGGVRHPMNLAEAQQDAAGAAFKAIQCIDHISKGIAIHPRAWDMTFPDVYLLRCTACKRCTEECPFGAIDEDEKGIPYYKINRCRRCGTCMGACPERIVSFKDYSVDIIGSMIKSIDVPEEEFRIVSLICENDAYPALDTAGINRKTIDPSVRFISLRCLGGMNLVWVADALSKGIDGVLLIGCKFGENYQCHFVKGSELADYRFGKVGETLDRLKLEAERVQMLQVSINEYDKLPEMINEFVEKVKEIGPNPFKGF; encoded by the coding sequence ATGGAGAAGAAGTATGGCATATACATATGTAAGGGTTGTGAAATTGGACAATCCATCGATATAGAGAAACTGGCTACATCATCGGCAAAGGCTACAAAGATAAATAGAGAGCTTATAAAGACCCATGATATTATGTGTAGCCCTGATGGGTTGCAATTAATAAAAAATGACATAAAAGAAGGTGTTAATACAGTAGTCATAGCTGCATGCTCTCCCCGTGTGAAGTTCGAGGAATTTGACTTCTCAGGGACGATAACCGAAAGGGTAAACATAAGGGAATTCGTTGCCTGGAGTCAGCCTCCAAAGACAGAGGAGACTCAGACCATGGCAGAGGATTACCTTACGATGGGCATCGTCAAGGTTCAGAAGGGTGACATACCTGAGCCAAATATCCTTGAAGACCTGAGCAAGACGATACTTGTGGTTGGTGGTGGAATAACAGGGATGACGGCAGCCCTTGAAGCTGCCAATACAGGATGTAAGGTTGTACTGGTAGAGAAGGAGCCTCAGTTAGGCGGCTTTATAAATAAATTATATAAGAAGATACCTACTGATGAGTTCAAAGAGCCACTGATTATTGATACAGGCATAGATAAGATTATAAAAGAGGTCGAAAGCCATCCTGATATCAAGGTCTACAAATCAGCAAAGATCGAAAAGACTGACGGACAGCCTGGCTTATATGATGTGACTATATCATCAAACGGTAATTCAGAAACTATAAAAATTGGTGCCATTATACTGGCTGCAGGCTGGAAGCCATACGACGCAAACAAGCTTGATTATCTAGGTTATGGCAGATTTAAGAATGTAGTCACTAACTTAGAATTTGAGGAGATTGCAAGAAAGGGAAATGGTAAGATTCTAAGGCCTTCCGATGGAAAGGAGGCAAAGAAGGTTGCCTTTATCCAGTGTGCAGGCCAGCGTAACTCGAATCATCTTCCCTACTGCTCTTCCATGTGCTGTGTAACATCCCTGAAACAGGCAAAATATGTGAGACAGAATCCTGATGCTTTAGCAATGATATTTTATATAGATATCAGGACACCAGGAAGACTCGAACTATATTACAAGGAAGCCCAGAATGACCCTGGAGTTATGCTGACAAAGGCTGATGTTACAGGTGTTACTGATGCAGGAAATGGAAATCTCTTTGTTGAGATGGAAAATACCCTTTTAGGTGAAAAGATTAAGGTAGAGGCAGACCTCATTGTCCTTGCCACTGGCATGGTGCCTGCCACAAGGGAATCTCAAGAGTATCTTGATGGACTTACACAGGCATCCACTAAAGGTGACGTGGCTAAGAAGGCATACATAGAGTCAACCCCAAAACCAGAGTTCATCTTAAACCTCGGCTACAGGCAGGGTCCTGAGATACCATCCCTCGAAGGTGCATGCGGTTTTGCGGATTCAAACTTTATATGCTTCCAGTATGAAACCAGGAGAACAGGTATCTATTCAGCAGGCGGTGTCAGACATCCAATGAATCTGGCAGAGGCCCAGCAGGATGCGGCAGGTGCAGCATTCAAGGCGATACAGTGTATTGACCATATATCTAAAGGGATAGCAATTCATCCGAGGGCATGGGATATGACATTCCCCGATGTCTATCTTTTAAGGTGCACTGCCTGTAAGAGATGCACCGAGGAATGTCCCTTTGGCGCTATAGATGAAGACGAAAAGGGTATTCCATATTATAAGATTAATAGATGCAGACGTTGCGGGACCTGTATGGGCGCATGCCCTGAAAGGATTGTGTCATTTAAAGACTACAGTGTGGATATAATAGGCTCGATGATTAAATCCATAGATGTCCCTGAGGAAGAATTCAGGATAGTATCTCTTATCTGTGAGAATGATGCCTATCCTGCCCTGGATACAGCAGGTATTAACCGCAAGACGATAGACCCGAGTGTGAGATTTATTTCTTTGAGATGTCTCGGTGGAATGAACCTTGTCTGGGTTGCTGATGCCCTTTCGAAAGGTATTGATGGCGTGCTTCTAATAGGGTGTAAGTTTGGAGAGAATTACCAGTGTCACTTTGTGAAGGGAAGTGAGCTTGCCGATTACAGGTTCGGTAAGGTTGGTGAAACCCTGGATAGGCTAAAGCTTGAGGCAGAAAGGGTCCAGATGTTACAGGTATCTATTAATGAGTATGACAAACTTCCAGAAATGATAAACGAATTTGTGGAGAAGGTCAAAGAGATAGGGCCGAATCCGTTTAAGGGATTTTAA
- the qmoC gene encoding quinone-interacting membrane-bound oxidoreductase complex subunit QmoC: MAEQVITPDLGFVKDIVASGGDTLKKCYQCATCSVVCNVTPDSRPFPRKEMIYAQWGLKDKLIGNPDVWLCHNCNDCTKYCPRGAKPGDVLSTIRQKFIEENSIPKIMGKIVTQPGMTLLALAIPLILFLAVLGLTGHLRIPQGEIVYSKFFPILYIEVIFISAVGLAGIAYLAGLARFWNSMSKGNGQSYSKGFVPAIIGTLLEFLKHSRFAKCGPNVDRRIMHMLVFYAFIGLFITTVWITYYYYVPKINSPIPLSDPMKWLANISAFA, encoded by the coding sequence ATGGCAGAGCAGGTCATAACCCCTGATTTAGGTTTTGTAAAAGATATTGTTGCCTCTGGGGGGGATACTTTAAAAAAATGTTACCAGTGTGCCACATGTTCTGTGGTATGCAATGTCACCCCTGACAGCAGGCCATTTCCGAGAAAAGAGATGATATATGCACAGTGGGGGCTTAAGGATAAGCTTATAGGTAATCCTGATGTCTGGCTCTGCCACAATTGTAATGACTGCACAAAATACTGTCCCCGTGGGGCAAAGCCTGGTGATGTGCTTTCGACAATAAGGCAGAAATTCATCGAGGAAAACTCCATACCGAAGATTATGGGGAAAATAGTTACACAACCCGGTATGACGCTCCTGGCACTTGCGATACCACTTATACTCTTTTTAGCTGTGCTTGGATTAACAGGCCACCTCCGTATTCCTCAAGGAGAGATAGTTTATTCGAAGTTCTTCCCTATTTTATATATAGAGGTCATCTTTATATCTGCTGTTGGCCTGGCAGGAATTGCCTATCTTGCGGGTCTGGCCCGTTTCTGGAACAGTATGAGCAAAGGCAACGGGCAATCTTATTCAAAGGGTTTTGTTCCGGCCATTATAGGGACGCTCTTAGAGTTTCTCAAACACTCAAGATTTGCAAAGTGCGGGCCTAATGTTGACCGTAGAATTATGCACATGCTGGTGTTTTATGCCTTTATAGGTCTATTTATAACAACGGTCTGGATAACCTATTACTATTATGTCCCAAAGATTAATTCCCCCATTCCATTGTCTGACCCAATGAAGTGGCTCGCGAATATAAGTGCTTTCGCA